One genomic region from Coffea eugenioides isolate CCC68of unplaced genomic scaffold, Ceug_1.0 ScVebR1_2382;HRSCAF=3401, whole genome shotgun sequence encodes:
- the LOC113756514 gene encoding zinc finger protein 8-like — MDKAERETHDFMNVESFSQLPFIRPAPVKEKGIRLFGKEFGGDSNSTVTTADDSESALTTNPHRHEQSTKDSDNGDSTRKFECHYCCRNFPTSQALGGHQNAHKRERQHAKRAHLQSAMVHGGLAETHVYGLMNYHRLGSVPTPALAYHSWGKSSNSYTSNSRFYGTGGHGSFSHQPPINGSPLALWRIPAAAHSSPTFSRDGSVHHPLPLFSNDDLKPPQVMSSNSQTRLGYETSKPKIQDHVSLDLHL, encoded by the coding sequence ATGGACAAGGCTGAAAGAGAAACACATGACTTCATGAATGTTGAATCCTTCTCCCAGCTGCCCTTCATTCGACCTGCACCAGTTAAAGAAAAGGGCATCCGACTTTTTGGCAAAGAATTTGGAGGGGACTCCAACAGTACTGTTACTACTGCTGACGACTCCGAATCTGCTCTGACGACTAATCCTCATCGTCATGAGCAGAGTACTAAGGATAGTGATAATGGAGATAGCACTCGAAAATTCGAATGCCACTATTGTTGCAGAAACTTCCCTACATCTCAAGCCCTTGGAGGCCATCAAAATGCACACAAGAGGGAGAGGCAGCATGCTAAAAGAGCACATCTTCAGTCAGCAATGGTGCATGGAGGCCTAGCTGAGACTCATGTTTATGGCCTTATGAATTATCATCGCCTTGGTTCGGTGCCAACCCCGGCTTTGGCCTATCATTCTTGGGGGAAAAGCAGCAATTCTTATACAAGTAACTCAAGATTCTATGGTACTGGTGGTCACGGCTCTTTTTCTCATCAGCCACCTATCAACGGCAGCCCGTTAGCCTTGTGGAGAATTCCAGCAGCTGCCCACAGTTCCCCTACTTTTAGTCGAGACGGTTCGGTTCATCATCCACTTCCCTTGTTTTCCAATGATGATTTGAAGCCTCCACAAGTGATGAGCTCCAATTCTCAAACTCGGCTAGGGTATGAAACTTCAAAGCCTAAAATTCAAGATCATGTGAGTTTGGACCTGCATCTCTAA